One region of Alosa sapidissima isolate fAloSap1 chromosome 1, fAloSap1.pri, whole genome shotgun sequence genomic DNA includes:
- the vcam1a gene encoding vascular cell adhesion protein 1 — protein MLALWAMIVPLLASSVVVQIDKPDPVLVEFGGTVDLNCTATGCPEQPSFTWRPVDDKPFKLIKEENGFVSFKSQALTNIEMVCSVMCNQTRPLTRKRKIVVYSFPSDPEISGEDNLTVGVKQTVTCTARNLYPDEVSVEWVHGNMSVEGRNFIHKEQAGTSTVSSKYIFTPTALDNGGNITCKVIQIIPAGHGKSSNITRTRSAPLTVNLNYLRNIIISGEQNLTIGKTLSLTCNSDGNPLPVPVWTKAGKVLDSTNISTIVITNITWSHAGQYDCEANNTAGSVKSSVTVIIQGPPGGTQVSVSPSAEMLSGQNVTISCTALSFPPATFTLFRQGHRQPLQSGDGTFHLLHLTHEDTGLYLINITNHLGYVMETFQLSVASSPVLPAAVLPTVGSASLLTALVLLLRFLRSRKHSNDIGNGMVDIVENAL, from the exons ATGCTGGCTTTGTGGGCGATGATAGTGCCACTACTAG CCTCCTCGGTTGTTGTCCAGATAGACAAACCGGATCCTGTGCTGGTGGAGTTCGGGGGGACCGTAGATTTAAATTGCACCGCGACTGGATGCCCTGAGCAGCCATCATTCACCTGGCGTCCAGTAGATGACAAACCCTTCAAACTAATAAAGGAGGAAAATGGGTTTGTGTCCTTCAAAAGTCAAGCGCTGACAAACATCGAAATGGTATGCAGTGTTATGTGTAATCAAACACGTCCACTTACACGCAAGAGGAAGATAGTGGTTTACT CTTTCCCGAGCGACCCTGAGATATCCGGAGAAGATAATCTGACAGTGGGTGTAAAGCAGACGGTCACCTGTACGGCTCGGAACCTATACCCTGATGAGGTGTCAGTCGAGTGGGTGCACGGAAACATGAGCGTTGAAGGCCGCAACTTCATACATAAAGAGCAGGCAGGAACATCGACAGTCTCTTCCAAATACATATTTACTCCCACTGCTCTGGACAACGGAGGAAACATTACTTGTAAAGTCATCCAAATTATACCAGCAGGTCATGGAAAAAGTTCAAATATTACACGTACACGCTCAGCGCCATTGACAGTTAACTTGA ACTACCTCAGGAATATAATTATATCGGGGGAACAAAATTTGACGATTGGAAAGACACTGTCCCTAACCTGCAACTCAGATGGAAACCCACTTCCTGTCCCAGTGTGGACAAAAGCTGGGAAGGTTTTAGACAGCACCAATATAAGCACAATTGTTATTACGAACATCACCTGGTCTCATGCAGGTCAATATGACTGTGAGGCAAACAACACTGCTGGGAGTGTGAAATCCAGTGTAACAGTGATCATTCAAG GCCCTCCCGGTGGTACACAAGTGAGCGTCTCCCCGTCTGCGGAGATGCTGAGTGGCCAGAATGTGACCATCAGCTGCACAGCTCTCAGCTTTCCACCTGCCACCTTCACCTTGTTCAGGCAGGGCCACAGACAACCGCTGCAGTCTGGAGATGGCACGTTCCACCTGCTTCACCTCACACATGAGGACACAGGGCTCTACCTGATCAACATCACCAACCACTTGGGCTATGTCATGGAGACATTCCAGCTAAGCGTTGCAA GCTCACCTGTCCTGCCTGCAGCTGTCCTTCCTACAGTGGGTTCAGCATCACTTTTGACTGCTTTGGTACTGCTGCTTCGGTTTTTGAGATCAAGAAAACATTCAAATGACATCGGCAATGGCATGGTGGACATAGTGGAGAATGCACTGTGA